A single genomic interval of Anopheles darlingi chromosome X, idAnoDarlMG_H_01, whole genome shotgun sequence harbors:
- the LOC125960129 gene encoding uncharacterized protein LOC125960129 isoform X4 encodes MEWFWLRYWWQLVERRDLLRARLQQLEQEIEDRQTQQQQQHQTGDDSLERDTVGTGDHHGWPAVEEQKEEQQQANGNGGGGDHYDDDDEYKELGAEHVDLQEELHRCWRHWASMHGDLDITDGLDSDDSSTSGKQVVVAVCAMSKKSQSKPMKEILTRLQEFEYIRMVVIGEEIILHEPVEHWPLCDCLISFHSKGFPLDKAIQYAQLRQPYVINNLHMQFDIQVDRRRVYAILEHEGIEIPRYAVLDRDSPDPKQHELVESEDHVEVNGIVFNKPFVEKPVSAEDHNIYIYYPTSAGGGSQRLFRKIGSRSSVYSPESRVRKTGSFIYEDFMPTDGTDVKVYTVGPDYAHAEARKSPALDGKVERDSDGKEIRYPVILSNAEKLLSRKVCLAFKQTVCGFDLLRANGKSFVCDVNGFSFVKNSNKYYDDCAKILGNMILRELAPQLHIPWSVPFQLDDPPIVPTTFGKMMELRCVTAVIRHGDRTPKQKMKVEVRHQKFFDIFEKYDGYRYGHIKLKRPKQLQEILDIARSLLAEIQTKAADSEIEEKQSKLEQLKSVLEMYGHFSGINRKVQMKYQPKGRPRGSSSDDGKSDCTDAPKEPSLVLILKWGGELTPAGRIQAEELGRFFRCMYPGGQSRHPGVNEEGPGAQGLGLLRLHSTFRHDLKIYASDEGRVQMTAAAFAKGLLALEGELTPILVQMVKSANTNGLLDNDCDSSKVQNMAKARLHELMQIDREFTAEDRAAINPGNAISINLAMNFVKNPVQCCARVHSLIRSLLAVVAVKCEDPKTRDSVLYHGETWEMMGRRWGKIEKDFCTKSKSYDISKIPDIYDCIKYDLQHNQHTLQFDQVEELYITAKYLADIVIPQEYGLTVHEKLTIGQGICTPLLKKIRADLQRNIEEAGVNRLNPLYSYGVSSPGRHVRTRLYFTSESHVHSLLTVLRHGLINQLTDEQWRRAMEYVSMVSELNYMAQIVIMLYEDPMKDVEAEDRFHVELHFSPGVNCCVQKNLPPGPGFRPHSRNDSVTSKNASGDEEPTSRIDEENDTEEEGSSLSNSASLHHTPIKLLCRGEQQDTGGSSSAGLVHGSHMKERRTRKVKSSSPIPIGSSHTVSGHEAMDLAKRLSEELAAQQQQQQQQLLLMQQLQHQHQQQQLQEQQHQQSGSLGTTFGVLGKQQQQLQQPRSVSPDTEPRARSFEHPQPVAPHHQHARHAHHHHHHHQQQQQQQHHQHHHHHNHQHHHHHHPLQANQHHHRPCVRAHRTKSAAEHPYHHRSDGRAVSDSSQQQQQQHHHHHYHHQQTDGEAAERPSQPVVSASESGRAEERHASGPENEPTEVEEEQEEAKEETSRPPPTLYLGPPESSYSCDSISEFTPNPEDQELYVSSFSESEEEDEEEEEDEKEEEMERERSRDGEEKDDAISYSRYYSALGHHDEDDDYQPLHRQCWSFGAVDGGRSLARSLSYTFGNRQRSPEAHRPSQSASCRDLMPPPPTKRWECVMGVSTGCCCPSGGTTLVTSHSPSPVFGGAVQPPRNTATGTGSLVLRYPVISAGSRYASDPSLARSAWSSLSSESEEGVREQGAEQGAERGAVFLSLTTPPPDEGTLLYDGSHELNRMFRHSSTTFDVRQDEEKEEKEEEQWCPLSPLSKYPLPENQPCLPFAASALLFTNTLRAVSTTPLTTTTTTTTTATAATNTIFLPIDDVPDGAGGDGGPPWGLATVASSPLPPPPPPSPVVSPAVPVPGNRNITDRCSTNLLFVIPPYTTDGGGSGRPTMTTTTTTTTTMTSTAMTTPTTMTAAESPAVAATAAGASSGVVVDGRTSRRNSGAATGSADCCCGGGGGGGAAVEEDGAAESPASSRGSLSHHLCGHCSSCCCYCCCCCCCYCYGGCGGPFAAPSSSPSTLVGPAARIGVTTATAVAAAAAAGATVTIPAVTVRRQRHSIAGQMSYFKMLGTFSKKMATSTNSLFSTAVISGSSSAPNLRDMVPSTASPSGFGGVPPIRPLETLHNALSLRQLDNFLERMTVGPLFKTPASSPPPKHPPPGGTRSVPVTATPSPTTPISTTTTTTSTSTSTSTTIPADTDVVAMEEEELVLVHGYGQPFAKGERGSNGTTVTQPPSTLIPAHTPAAATGITTGTTAALQSWSDHSGSMTSSVSALSSGGPSSPNLSEVCSRGGCPSSDMSASITSIDGLAAAAGSGTGNEHEHHQHQQLVGCIFALFGHPSAAGMAGQVPGGVGVLELPEDPQGPNGGGGTAVERRRGSTVGELSADLTPVSVSSDWDNTADATKGSCNTTNNDLTTTEEDDEDATISTDTCLSTGTTSEQLAVAMTVASSSSSSIEPARTASNDRVTADPSDGSKQLATDQCTRRARGSRIQRQISLYEQENRAADEGTGKKEAHREAAVRRLHMSFDELPQRAGHERTLTSGGGGGGGGCGNSSSISSLQQKASSKASCQPPEQPPVTPGALLIRESFIEPPRLTRVTKSFHGKTGHQMEQQQQQQQSLWQWPGAECGPNDGGTTNRFGQSSPFARQQSTGSSSARGGSSGNLHHQQGRFTMSVVQEAVKPIGTSISDSRLPPPADGPSKHGAK; translated from the exons ATGGAGTGGTTCTGGCTGCGCTACTGGTGGCAGCTAGTGGAGCGCCGGGACCTTCTTCGTGCGcgtctgcagcagctggagcaggagATCGAGGATcgccaaacacaacaacaacaacaacaccagacaGGCGACGACAGCCTCGAGCGTGATACGGTGGGCACCGGTGACCACCACGGGTGGCCAGCGGTGGAGGAACagaaagaggagcagcagcaggcaaacgggaacggtggtggtggtgaccactatgacgacgacgacgagtacaAGGAGCTGGGAGCGGAGCACGTCGACCTGCAGGAGGAGCTGCATCGTTGCTGGAGGCATTGGGCGAGCATGCAT GGTGATCTGGACATAACCGATGGGCTCGATTCGGACGACTCGTCCACCTCCGGcaagcaggtggtggtggccgtctGCGCCATGTCGAAGAAGTCGCAGTCGAAACCGATGAAGGAGATCCTGACGCGCCTCCAGGAGTTCGAGTACAtccggatggtggtgatcggcGAGGAGATCATCCTGCACGAACCGGTGGAGCACTGGCCGCTGTGCGACTGTCTCATCTCCTTCCACTCGAAGGGCTTCCCGCTCGACAAAGCCATCCAGTACGCGCAGCTGCGCCAACCCTACGTCATCAACAATCTGCACATGCAGTTCGACATACAGGTA GATCGTCGCCGGGTGTATGCCATACTCGAGCACGAAGGGATCGAGATACCGCGGTACGCGGTGCTCGATCGGGATTCACCGGATCCGAAGC AGCACGAGCTGGTCGAGTCGGAGGACCACGTTGAGGTGAACGGGATCGTGTTCAACAAACCGTTCGTGGAGAAGCCGGTATCGGCCGAGGACCATAACATCTACATCTACTATCCGACGTCGGCGGGCGGTGGTAGCCAGCGGTTGTTCCGCAAGATCGGCAGCCGGAGCAGCGTCTACTCGCCGGAGTCCCGGGTCCGCAAGACCGGCTCGTTCATCTACGAGGACTTCATGCCGACGGACGGCACGGACGTGAAGGTGTACACGGTCGGACCGGACTATGCGCATGCGGAGGCCCGCAAAAGCCCGGCCCTCGATGGGAAGGTCGAGCGGGACAGCGACGGGAAGGAGATCCGCTACCCGGTCATCCTGAGCAACGCCGAGAAGCTGCTGTCGCGCAAGGTGTGCCTCGCGTTCAAGCAGACGGTCTGCGGGTTCGATCTGCTGCGCGCCAACGGCAAATCGTTCGTGTGTGACGTGAACGGGTTTAGCTTCGTGAAGAACTCGAACAAGTACTACGACGACTGTGCCAAGATACTGGGCAACATGATACTGCGCGAGCTCGCACCCCAGCTCCACATCCCGTGGTCCGTACCGTTCCAGCTGGACGATCCACCGATCGTACCGACGACGTTCGGCAAGATGATGGAGCTGCGGTGCGTGACCGCCGTCATACGGCACGGCGACCGGACGccgaagcagaagatgaaggTCGAGGTGCGGCATCAGAAGTTTTTCGACATTTTCGAAAAGTACGACGGCTACCGGTACGGGCACATCAAGCTGAAACGGCCGAAGCAGCTGCAGGAGATACTGGACATTGCCCGGTCGCTGCTGGCGGAGATACAGACCAAGGCGGCCGATTCGGAAATCGAAGAGAAGCAGAGCAAGCTGGAGCAGCTGAAGAGTGTACTGGAGAT GTACGGCCATTTTTCCGGCATCAATCGAAAGGTGCAGATGAAGTACCAACCGAAGGGTCGACCGCGTGGCTCTAGCTCAGACGATGGTAAAAGTGATTGCA CAGATGCACCAAAGGAACCCTCGTTGGTGCTGATCCTGAAGTGGGGCGGTGAGCTGACACCGGCCGGGCGCATACAGGCGGAGGAGCTGGGCCGCTTCTTTCGCTGCATGTACCCCGGTGGCCAGAGCCGGCATCCGGGCGTGAACGAGGAGGGCCCGGGTGCGCAAGGGCTGGGGTTGCTGCGTCTGCACTCCACCTTCCGGCATGATCTCAAGATATACGCGTCGGACGAGGGCCGCGTGCagatgacggcggcggcctTCGCCAAGGGGCTGCTGGCGCTCGAGGGCGAGCTGACGCCCATCCTGGTGCAGATGGTGAAGAGTGCCAACACCAACGGGCTGCTGGACAACGATTGTGACTCGAGCAAGGTGCAGAATATGGCGAAGGCGCGCCTCCACGAGCTGATGCAGATCGATCGGGAGTTTACGGCCGAGGATCGGGCCGCCATCAACCCCGGTAacgccatcagcatcaacctGGCGATGAACTTCGTGAAGAACCCGGTGCAGTGCTGTGCCCGCGTTCACTCGCTGATCCGctcgctgctggcggtggtcgcCGTCAAGTGCGAGGACCCGAAGACGCGCGACTCCGTGCTGTACCATGGCGAGACGTGGGAGATGATGGGCCGCCGGTGGGGCAAAATCGAGAAGGATTTCTGCACCAAGAGCAAGAGCTACGACATCTCCAAGATACCGGACATCTACGACTGCATCAAGTACGATCTGCAGCACAACCAGCACACGCTGCAGTTCGATCAGGTGGAGGAGCTGTACATCACGGCCAAGTACCTGGCCGACATTGTCATTCCGCAGGAGTACGGGTTGACGGTGCACGAGAAGCTGACGATCGGGCAGGGCATCTGTACGCCGTTGCTGAAGAAGATACGGGCCGATCTGCAGCGTAATATCGAGGAGGCGGGCGTAAACCGGCTGAATCCGCTGTACAGCTACGGCGTGTCGAGCCCGGGTCGCCACGTACGGACCCGGTTGTACTTCACGAGCGAGAGCCATGTGCACTcgctgctgacggtgctgcGGCACGGGCTGATCAACCAGTTGACCGACGAGCAGTGGCGCCGGGCCATGGAGTACGTATCGATGGTGTCCGAGCTGAACTACATGGCTCAGATCGTCATTATGCTGTACGAGGATCCGATGAAGGACGTGGAGGCCGAGGATCGCTTCCACGTCGAGCTACACTTCAGCCCGGGCGTCAACTGCTGCGTGCAGAAGAACCTACCACCGGGGCCTGGCTTTCGGCCGCATAGCCGTAACGATTCCGTCACCTCCAAGAACGCG AGTGGTGACGAGGAGCCAACGTCCCGCATTGACGAGGAGAACGATacggaggaagaaggaagctcGCTATCCAACAGTGCCTCGCTGCATCACACCCCAATCAAGCTGCTCTGCCGCGGCGAGCAGCAGGACACCGGTGGTTCTTCGAGCGCCGGTCTCGTCCACGGTTCGCACATGAAGGAGCGCCGCACGCGAAAGGTGAAATCCTCCTCACCGATTCCGATCGGCTCGTCCCACACGGTGTCCGGTCACGAAGCAATGGATTTAGCGAAACGTTTGAGTGAAGAGCTGgcggcgcaacagcaacagcaacagcagcagctgctgctcatgcAACAAttacaacaccaacaccaacaacagcaactgcaggagcagcagcaccagcaaagcGGTTCGTTAGGGACGACGTTCGGTGTTTTgggaaagcaacagcagcaattgcagcaaCCGCGTTCCGTTAGCCCAGACACCGAACCGCGGGCTCGCTCTTTCGAGCATCCGCAACCGGTCGCACCGCATCACCAGCATGCGCGTcatgcgcatcatcatcatcaccatcatcagcagcagcagcaacagcaacaccaccaacaccatcatcatcacaaccaccaacaccaccaccaccaccacccgctccAAGcgaatcagcatcatcaccgtccGTGTGTGAGAGCCCATCGCACGAAAT CCGCAGCCGAACATCCTTACCATCACCGTAGTGATGGTCGCGCGGTCTCGGAttcttcgcagcagcagcagcagcagcaccaccaccaccactaccaccaccagcagacag ATGGTGAAGCGGCTGAGCGGCCGTCTCAGCCGGTGGTCTCAGCATCGGAATCGGGAAGGGCCGAGGAACGACACGCTAGCGGCCCGGAAAATGAACCAACAGAAGTAgaagaggaacaggaggaggcgaaggaggaaACGTCCAGGCCTCCACCAACACTGTACCTGGGCCCCCCCGAGTCGTCGTACAGCTGCGACTCGATCAGCGAGTTTACACCGAACCCGGAGGATCAGGAGCTGTACGTTTCCTCTTTCTCCGAgtccgaggaggaggatgaggaggaggaggaggatgagaaggaagaggagatggaaagagagaggagcagggacggggaggagaaggatgatgcTATTAGCTATTCGCGGTACTACAGTGCCCTCGGTCATcatgatgaggatgacgattACCAACCTCTGCATCGCCAGTGTTGGTCCTTTGGGGCAGTGGACGGCGGCCGatcgctcgcacgctcgctgTCGTACACCTTCGGCAACCGGCAAAGGTCACCTGAGGCCCACCGACCGTCGCAATCGGCGTCGTGTCGTGACctgatgccgccgccaccgacaaAAAGATGGGAATGCGTCATGGGCGTCAGCACCGGCTGTTGCTGTCCTTCGGGAGGCACGACGCTCGTTACAAGCCACTCGCCGagcccggtttttggtggtgcgGTACAACCGCCACGtaacaccgccaccggaaccggttcgCTCGTGTTGCGCTATCCGGTGATCAGTGCCGGCAGCCGGTACGCTAGCGAtccgtcgctcgctcgctccgccTGGAGCTCGCTGTCGTCCGAGTCGGAGGAGGGGGTTCGGGAGCAGGGCGCGGAGCAGGGCGCGGAGCGGGGCGCGGTGTTTCTATCGCTCACGACACCGCCCCCGGACGAGGGTACCCTGCTGTACGATGGGAGCCACGAGTTGAACCGGATGTTCCGGCACTCGAGCACGACGTTTGACGTTCGCcaggacgaggagaaggaggagaaggaggaggagcagtggTGTCCCCTTTCTCCCCTATCCAAATATCCTTTGCCCGAGAACCAACCCTGCCTTCCCTTCGCTGCTAGCGCTCTTCTTTTCACTAACACTTTGCGTGCCGTCAGCACTACTCCCcttactactaccactactactactactactgctactgctgctaccaacACGATTTTCCTCCCAATCGATGATGTGCCCGATGGGGccgggggggatggtggtccCCCTTGGGGTCTAGCTACCgttgcatcatcaccactaccaccaccaccaccaccgtcgccggtgGTCTCGCCGGCCGTACCCGTACCTGGTAACCGCAATATCACTGACCGCTGTTCCACCAACTTGTTGTTCGTCATACCTCCGTACACTACAGACGGCGGTGGCTCCGGCaggccaacgatgacgacgacgacgacgacgacgacgacgatgacgtcgacggcgatgacgacgccgacgacgatgaccgcgGCAGAATCACCAGCGgtggcggcaacagcagctggtgccAGTAGTGGTGTCGTCGTAGATGGGCGTACCAGCCGCCGGAACAGTGGAGCCGCAACCGGTAGCGCCGATTGCTGTTGCGGCGGCGGAGGCGGAGGCGGTGCAGCAGTGGAAGAGGATGGAGCCGCCGAATCGCCTGCCTCCAGCCGTGGCTCGCTGTCACACCATCTGTGTGGCCActgttccagctgctgctgctactgctgctgctgctgctgctgttactgctatGGCGGCTGTGGCGGTCCGTTTGCGGcgccctcgtcgtcgccgtcgacccTGGTTGGACCGGCGGCTCGGATCGGCGTGACCAcagcgacggcggtggcggcggctgcggcggcagGAGCGACGGTCACGATACCGGCGGTCACGGTTCGACGCCAGCGGCACAGCATTGCCGGCCAGATGAGCTACTTTAAAATGCTAGGTACGTTCAGCAAGAAGATGgcgaccagcaccaacagtctGTTCAGTACCGCCGTCATCAGTGGCAGCTCGTCGGCGCCCAACCTGCGCGATATGGTCCCGAGCACCGCTTCACCGTCCG GATTTGGCGGGGTGCCACCGATTCGGCCGCTCGAAACGCTCCACAACGCGCTGTCGCTTCGGCAGCTGGACAACTTCCTCGAGCGGATGACGGTGGGGCCGCTGTTCAAGACGCCCGCTTCATCGCCTCCACCGAAGCACCCCCCGCCGGGAGGGACGCGCTCGGTACCGGTGACGGCAACCCCCTCACCAACTAcccccatcagcaccaccaccaccaccaccagcaccagcaccagcaccagcaccacgatccCAGCCGATACCGATGTCGTTGccatggaggaggaagagctaGTGTTAGTGCACGGTTACGGGCAGCCGTTCGCGAAAGGAGAGCGTGGCAGCAATGGTACCACGGTGACCCAACCACCCTCAACACTCATCCCGGCACACACCCctgccgctgctaccggtATCACTACCGGTACGACCGCTGCTCTCCAGA GCTGGAGCGACCATTCGGGCAGCATGACTAGCAGCGTGAGCGCCCTATCCAGCGgtggaccatcatcaccgaacCTCTCGGAGGTGTGCTCGCGGGGTGGCTGCCCAAGCAGTGACATGTCggccagcatcaccagcatcgaTGG ccttgctgcagctgcagggaGTGGCACCGGGAACGAGCacgagcatcatcagcatcagcagctggtaGGATGTATATTCGCCCTCTTTGGCCACCCATCGGCCGCCGGGATGGCCGGGCAGGTTCCGggcggtgttggtgtgctggAACTACCGGAGGATCCGCAGGGACccaacggcggtggcggtacaGCGGTGGAGCGGCGGCGTGGTTCGACGGTCGGCGAGCTCAGTGCCGATCTGACACCGGTCAGTGTTAGTTCCGACTGGGACAACACGGCCGATGCGACCAAGGGTTCgtgcaacaccaccaacaatgATCTG ACAACCaccgaggaggacgatgaggatgcgACCATCTCGACTGACACGTGTCTGAGTACGGGAACGACTAGCGAGcagctggcggtggcgatgacggtggctagcagcagcagcagcagcatcgaaccGGCTCGAACAGCAAGCAACGATCGGGTGACCGCCGACCCGTCGGACGGATccaagcagctggccaccgacCAGTGTACACGGCGAGCGCGGGGCAGCCGGATCCAGCGCCAGATTAGCCTGTACGAGCAAGAAAACCGGGCAGCAGACGAGGGCACAGGGAAGAAGGAGGCCCATCGGGAGGCAGCCGTGCGGCGACTGCATATGTCCTTCGATGAGCTACCCCAACGAGCTGGCCACGAGCGGACCTTaacgagtggtggtggtggtggtggtggtggttgtggcaacagcagcagcattagctcGCTCCAGCAGAAGGCATCCTCCAAGGCATCCTGTCAACCACCGGAGCAACCACCGGTAACACCTGGTGCGTTGCTGATCCGCGAAAGCTTCATTGAACCACCGCGCTTGACGCGCGTCACGAAGAGCTTCCACGGCAAGACGGGCCACCAgatggagcagcaacagcagcagcagcagtccttgTGGCAATGGCCCGGCGCTGAGTGTGGGCCCAATGACGGCGGTACCACTAATCGGTTCGGGCAGAGTTCGCCGTTCGCTCGCCAGCAGAGcaccggtagtagtagtgcccGGGGCGGTTCGAGCGGTaaccttcaccaccagcagggtCGCTTCACGATGTCGGTTGTGCAGGAAGCGGTGAAACCGATCGGTACCAGTATCAGTGATAGCCGCCTGCCTCCACCTGCCGATGGGCCATCAAAGCATGGAGCCAAATAG